CGCTGATGTTTCATCGTTCGGGAATGCAGCTGGCGGGGACTTGATTTATGGCATCGAAGAAGCAAAGGACGGAGACGGAAAGCCCACCGGGGTCGCCAAAGCCATAAAGGGTCTATCTAGTGAAAACCTAGAATCGGAGATACTCCGCATGGAAGGGCTGGTGAGGGATGGACTTGCTCCAAGACTTCAGTTTCAGATCAAACGTATCGACGTCCTCGAGGGAAACTCTGTCATCCTGATAAGGATCCCAAAAAGCTGGACCGGCCCTCACATGGTGAGGTTCAAAAACTGGTCGCGATTCTTCGCACGCACTAGTGCCGGTAAAGCTCAGCTCGACGTTGACGAGATTCGGGCAGCATTCATTCTTTCAGAGAACCAACGCGAGCGGATTGAGAAGTTTCGGAATAATCGTTTGCTGAAGATTCTCGCTGACGAAACACCGGTTGGACTCCTGTCAGGTCCTCGGATCATCCTACATCTCATCCCGTTGACATCGAGCAACCACGGAGCATCTGTGGATCTGGCCAAACCAATGTCCGGTGCCTTAGAGTTACATGCCCTCAACACAGGCCCCCGTCGAAGCCGCGTTAACTTCGATGGAGTGTTTGCAGTATCAAAGAACCCCGATCAACCCGCTGCGTTCGGCTATGTGCAGTTGTTTAGAACCGGTGCGCTAGAAGCAGTCGACTGCGGACTGTTTTTCGGTGAGCACGAGGCGCGGAAGCAGTTACCAAGTATCTCGTTCGAAAAGGGAATTCTTGCCGCTTGCGTGGCAAATCTGAAGATTTTAGAAATCCTTGAAGTTCTACCTCCGATCATAGTCTCCATTACCGTCCACGGAATAAAAGGCTATAAGCTGCTGTGCCGATCCGACCTAAGCAGTTTTTTTGAGAAGTCCAATTTCGATAGAGAAACACTGATGCTGCCCGAAATATTTTTGGCTGAATTCCCGCAGGACTGTGACGTGCTGCTGAAACCTGCTTTCGACGCGTTATGGCAAGGGGCTGGACTGCCACGATCATCTAGCTTTGACGACGACACAGGCCGGTGGAAACCCCGGGGCTAGCTTGGAATGCCTCATAACCCAAGCTCGTACGACCTCTCGTCCCTTTGTTGGATTTTACCCCTGTTCTGAAATCGATGCCTCCTTAACGTAAAATTCTTTTACGTTCCGAGGAGTGACCCCAGGTGGAGATCAGCGAGACACCGCTTGTGAATTCACCACATGCTGACCAGCTGGACAAGCGCAAACTATTTCGTATACCGTTTTGGCTACCCAAATCCGTCTCTTTCTCGCCCATATTCCTCCTCCACCGAACATAACGACATGCAAAAGGGTAGTTTCCTACACCAATTTGTCGCCCCCACCGTACCACGGATCACCGGCGATCGGAACGGGTATTGGGGGTTCTCGCGCAAATCAGGCTCACGGGAAAAACATTTTGCTTCTGTGAATTTCACTTGGAGAGGGCGGTGAGAAACCGCACCAAATAATTTGTCCACCCTCGCGCCATTTAAGTTGGCAAGTTACAAGCTAGCTTAGGAGGTTTTGAAGAATTACCAGAGCCGCCCCGCGGATTTGGGCCGATTGGGCATCAAGTCTCCGAAAAGTCTCGATCCAGTCAGATTGTTGCTCATACCGTTCGCGGTAGAAAAGCTTAAGCACCCGCTCGGTGCGTTCCACTTGCTGCATTGCTGCAGCAAGTGTGTCTCGCCCTTGCTCCAAATCGGATATTTGACCGAGCTTGATCTTGGAGATTCGTTTCTTTCCGAACACGGCATACAGCAAAATAACGATAGTCTGTTCATATGCGTAGCACCGCTGTCGTAGTACCTCTCGCAAGAATGGGTGATTGATCGCAAAGAATTCGGTTCTCGGCTTATCGGTAACCTCTCTGATTTTTTGAGCCTCCTGAGGAAACCAGTTGTAAAGAAGGCCATACGTGCCGTAGGTGTCGATCAATTGTTTCGAGCTATGTACACGCACCTCGATCTCGCCCACGCAGAAATCTTGGCTGCGATACATGACAGCGTTGGGGATTTCCTTAAGTTGTTGCAGGACTCCGTTCCCGATTGAGGTAGCGTAGTTAAAGTCTCCAGGAATGAGCCAGTAAACATCTTCGCCTGAATAGTGGTGGTCATAGGCATGACCCAATCCAGCGAGCCACATTTGGCAACTATCAACGCACCACGCATGGATGATTTCAGAACACTTCCCGACTGTTTCATGTAAGAATGACTCGAACTCCCGGTTCCAGTCCGCATCGAATTTGTATCTCGCGTTATTGTGAAACGTCTGACGGTTCAAGACAGTGATCGGCCTCGCATACTTCGCGGGTTCCTTATTTAGTTCTGTGATGAATTGATAGAGTGCCTTAAGGTTGGAGTAGTCCTTCGACTGGCTAAATGGGTAGATGACGATGGGGTGTATTCTTGCCTGAGCTGATCTAGGGGGCCTTTGATCGCTGGGGTGTGGTTCGCTCTGTTGAGGTTGATCCTCCCTTTGTGACCTGACCTGGTTAGCCTTCACAAGGGCACGCTTCCTAATGCATCTGCATATGTCAATCCAATTCCTGCGATTCTTGAATGAATGAAATTGAACCCTGCGTGTCGGGACAAGCCTCGATCTGTGCTCATCTCCGCTGCAGCTTCTGGAAATTCTCGTCCTTCCACTTCTGTTTGAACATTTACGGGGATCGGTGACACAGCGCGTCGAACGGAGTTCACAATCTCGCAGGGAGTGTCTTCGTCAGCGGCGAGTTTTAGCCTGAGAGGTATGTCAAAGCACCAAACGGCGTCGATCCACCACCGGCGGCGACCAATGCCCTGGAGCACAGGTCAGACATCGCTCGTGCAAGTGTGGCTTGGGCACTCAAATATTTTAACAACAAGGCTCTATGACAAACGGCACGTGCGAACGGAGGATTCCCCGACCTTCAAAGTAGAGTATTGAGAGCGACGGCAGGACCGCAGCTCGGTCAAAAACCAACATCCACGGGGAGATTTAGGTAGGTTTTATGTAAGATTCTGCACGGCTGATCCGTATACCTCTGTAGAATGATCACCTCTGGGCTGCTCATGCGTCCTGATTGATGAGCCGTGCCCAGCAGGATCATCTAGGGTTTGGAAATTATGAAACCAGTTCCAAGCGGATGTCTCATCGCGGGGGTTGGAATTCCCGCCGCCGGGAAGACTTCCGTTCTGCGAAGGACTTCAGCTATGAACGGCTGGCGGTATTGGGCTGAGCCTGAGGAAGCAGAATGGCCTGAAGCCATAAGCATGCAATCCGATGTCGGCAATTTTACCGCCATCTCTTGCTTCCGAGCCATGCGGATTCCCAAGCTCTATGATGCCAAAGCTTGTGCCAACGCAGGGGCTGTTGCGGTGATCGATTCCTACTACGACGTTCTGATGTCGCGCTACCTCGAGGCGCCTGATATGGATTGGCTGATCTCTCGACAGAACCCTTACTTCGATCTCACAGTTGGAATGGCGCGTTTGGACCATCTGACGCTGCCGAAAGCGGATGTCATGGTTTTCTTCCGAGTAACTTTTCCGACCTGGGAACGGTTGGTGGCTTCGAGACGGAGGTACTTGGACATGAACACCGTTTTCCCCTCCGCCTTTGCATTCCAAGAAACACTCTTGAGCGCCGCCAAATTAGAGGCCCTGTCGTCCAAAACATCGCTGTTCATTTACGAACAAGAGTATAGTTCGATCGAAGAGTCTGCTGCCAAGCTATCCGAGCAACTTCGGTCACATCTCGTATCCAAGACAATCAAAAATCCCCTATGAACACACTTAAATCCAAACCAGAGTCCATATTCTTTGATGGGAAGACGCATAGTTTCGATTCCCTTCAGGGATTCAGCATAGACAAGGCTCTTGAGGCAATTGACACGCCACTCTCGGTGATTCTACAGGTGACCCGCCGGTGCAACTTTGACTGTGCATTCTGCAGCGAAACCACTCAGATGGACGATCCAACTATGGCTGACCTGGATAAGATGAGAATGAACCTCAAGGGTATCCAAAGAGTGTTTCTCTCTGGAGGCGAACCTCTTGTTCGCGCGGACTTTGTGGAAATAGCTTCGATGTTTTCCCAAGACTTTATTGTGGGTCTCCCGACTAATGCCACTCCTGGGGAGCGCGTGGCGGAAAAGTTGGTAGGGAAGGTTAGTTTCGTGAACGTTGGACTGGAGGGGCCTCGATCAGTGACAAGAAAGGCGCGGGGTGATTACGACAAAATTATGTCAGGGATCCGCGCATTCAAGGAAGTTGGATTGCCCCTATCCCTCTCAGCAGTTGTGCTCAGGAGCATCGTTGACGCAATTCCCTTCACTTGTCAGATCGCAGATGTGATAGGCGCAGGCAAGCTGAAGCTAATCTTGCCGATCAGAAAAGGGAACGGGCTCTTCCTCGAGGATTCTGAATTCATTTCTGAGGAAGAGGCGGAGACTCTGTTCAATAAGCTGGTGGGAATGCGAGAGAGCTTCGGATGGACTCCAGCGTTGCGCATGACAACCTGGACTCCGGACACTGAGGGTTATTCGATCCTCACGTATCCGAACGGTGAGACATACGCGTGGCCTGTCTATGATGCCCAAGATAAGGTAGAGTCCCTTGGGAATCTAAAGGAAATGAGTATCCAAGAGATCTGGAGGAATTATCGCTTTAAACGCAATCACCTCCGAAAGTACCTCGGCAAATCAATCCGTACAATTAAGTGAAATAGTCATCTAACAATGGAAATCAAGACCTTAGAAGAGACCATCGTCATTGTAGCGGAATCGTATTCCAAGAAATTTAAGATTCCCCTCACGAGGACATATATTCAATCAAAGCTATACGAGGAGATAGGCGAGCTCGCTCAAGCCTTGATGGTCTACGACGAACTGGTCCGACCGGAAAAACGGACCTCTAGAGAGGCGGCCAAAGAAATGGTGGCAAAAGAACTAGCCGATGTTATCGGAATGGCCTTCCTGACCGCTCACCTGCTCGGGGTGGACATGGAGAAAGCTTTCACGGAAAAGTGGGTCTCCTACCTACCATCTCCGGAAGCGTCTCCTTCTCTAGGTTCCGACAATCGAGACTAGACTATAACACTAGGTGAGCACGATTCGTTCAACGCCGTGGTTCGTTCGTGGGGACGTCGATGGCTTCTTTGGCCTAGCGATCGACAATCTCGTTCAGATACTGCTCATCGTAGTCCTATGCAAGGGTGTCCTAGGGTTTAGCGATCATCTGATCTTCGACGTAATTCTCCCCGGAGTAGCGGTCTCACTGTTGGTCGGGAACTTGTATTACGGGTGGCAGGCTAGGCGCCTAGCAATTACACATGGTCGTAACGATGTCTGCGCGCTTCCCTACGGGATTAATACTGTCTCCCTGATTGGCTTTGTATTCCTTGTAATGTTGCCAGCAAAGCTTGCGGCAGAAAGAGCAGGTGCTGCAGATCCAGGCAAGGTCGCATGGCACGTGGGA
The Verrucomicrobiales bacterium genome window above contains:
- a CDS encoding radical SAM protein, translated to MNTLKSKPESIFFDGKTHSFDSLQGFSIDKALEAIDTPLSVILQVTRRCNFDCAFCSETTQMDDPTMADLDKMRMNLKGIQRVFLSGGEPLVRADFVEIASMFSQDFIVGLPTNATPGERVAEKLVGKVSFVNVGLEGPRSVTRKARGDYDKIMSGIRAFKEVGLPLSLSAVVLRSIVDAIPFTCQIADVIGAGKLKLILPIRKGNGLFLEDSEFISEEEAETLFNKLVGMRESFGWTPALRMTTWTPDTEGYSILTYPNGETYAWPVYDAQDKVESLGNLKEMSIQEIWRNYRFKRNHLRKYLGKSIRTIK
- a CDS encoding ATP-binding protein, with the protein product MIAKEFTLISASDVLDLVTNSVAEGRMLEYKQTLPQWSDDDKREFLADVSSFGNAAGGDLIYGIEEAKDGDGKPTGVAKAIKGLSSENLESEILRMEGLVRDGLAPRLQFQIKRIDVLEGNSVILIRIPKSWTGPHMVRFKNWSRFFARTSAGKAQLDVDEIRAAFILSENQRERIEKFRNNRLLKILADETPVGLLSGPRIILHLIPLTSSNHGASVDLAKPMSGALELHALNTGPRRSRVNFDGVFAVSKNPDQPAAFGYVQLFRTGALEAVDCGLFFGEHEARKQLPSISFEKGILAACVANLKILEILEVLPPIIVSITVHGIKGYKLLCRSDLSSFFEKSNFDRETLMLPEIFLAEFPQDCDVLLKPAFDALWQGAGLPRSSSFDDDTGRWKPRG